The Chaetodon auriga isolate fChaAug3 chromosome 3, fChaAug3.hap1, whole genome shotgun sequence genome has a window encoding:
- the myoc gene encoding myocilin: MFLLLSLCMSGLLLRGDAQDRAALWRGNDRSGRCQYTFTVPSPVETSCPQTGGPEVEGLKARLSMLEVLVSQLTAGGSGGPERAGARPQPGLQEALNRAVGEKNLLQGEKERLEREVGELQRRMEEMRRETERLRNRPCPPQTPMVPPSPSLQGSGLMRPAGGSSPMSHLMTRPNRQGDSSSLRDSAWQYGSPGFQELKAEVTEVPAPDGSEDNTGCGELISVSEPVTHRKADNIEGKYGVWMQDPEGVSPYGSNMVWRIDTIGSDVRKIFGYEDMEQLSKGFPSKVLLLPEQVESTGATVYRGSLYYQRRRSRTLIRYDLASESVAARRDLPHAGFHGQYPYSWGGYTDIDLAVDEQGLWAVYSTSKAKGAIVISQLDPNSLEVKRSWETNIRKNSVANSFIICGKLYTVASYTAPDTIINYMYDTETSQGKAVNIPFRNKHRYNSMIDYNLAQRKLFAWDNFHMVSYDIKLGRPQAN; the protein is encoded by the exons AtgttcctccttctttctctgtgtatgAGTGGCCTCCTGCTGCGAGGTGACGCACAGGACCGAGCTGCTCTGTGGAGGGGAAACGACCGCAGTGGACGATGCCAGTACACCTTCACCGTACCCAGCCCCGTCGAGACCAGCTGCCCGCAGACCGGAGGCCCCGAGGTGGAGGGCCTGAAGGCCAGACTCAGCATGCTGGAGGTGCTCGTGTCCCAGCTGACCGCAGGGGGCAGCGGGGGCCCCGAGAGAGCCGGAGCCAGACCTCAGCCTGGGCTTCAGGAGGCGCTGAACCGGGCCGTGGGGGAGAAGAACCTGCTGCAGGGGGAGAAGGAGCGTCTGGAACGGGAGGTGGGGGAGCTTCAGCGCAGGAtggaagagatgaggagggagacagagaggctgaggaaCAGACCCTGTCCTCCGCAGACCCCCATGGTGCCACCAAGCCCCTCTCTGCAGGGCAGTGGCCTGATGAGACCTGCTGGGG GCTCCAGTCCGATGTCTCACCTGATGACCAGACCCAACAGGCAGggagacagcagcagtttgagag ACTCAGCGTGGCAGTATGGATCTCCAGGCTTCCAGGAGCTGAAGGCCGAGGTGACGGAGGTGCCCGCCCCTGACGGCTCCGAGGACAACACAG GTTGTGGGGAGCTGATTTCAGTTAGCGAGCCGGTCACTCACAGGAAGGCTGACAACATAGAAGGTAAATATGGCGTTTGGATGCAGGATCCTGAGGGTGTCTCCCCTTACGGATCCAACATGGTCTGGCGCATCGACACCATTGGCTCTGACGTCAGGAAAATCTTTGGGTATGAGGACATGGAACAACTCTCTAAAGGCTTTCCATCCAAG GTCCTGTTGCTGCCGGAGCAGGTGGAGAGCACTGGTGCCACTGTGTACCGAGGTTCTCTGTATTATCAGAGACGTCGTAGCCGCACCCTCATTCGCTACGACCTGGCCTCCGAGAGTGTCGCGGCCCGTCGTGACCTCCCCCACGCTGGCTTCCACGGCCAGTACCCCTACTCTTGGGGAGGCTACACGGACATCGACCTGGCCGTGGACGAGCAGGGGCTATGGGCCGTCTACTCCACCAGCAAAGCCAAAGGAGCCATCGTGATCTCGCAGCTGGACCCCAACAGcctggaggtgaagaggagctgGGAGACCAACATCAGGAAGAACTCCGTGGCCAACTCCTTCATCATCTGCGGCAAGCTGTACACCGTGGCCAGCTACACGGCGCCCGACACCATCATCAACTACATGTACGACACAGAAACCAGCCAGGGGAAGGCCGTGAACATCCCCTTCAGGAACAAGCACCGCTACAACAGCATGATCGACTACAACCTGGCTCAGAGGAAGCTGTTTGCCTGGGACAACTTCCACATGGTGTCCTATGACATCAAGCTGGGTCGCCCGCAGGCCAACTAA